Genomic DNA from Desulfonema ishimotonii:
CAGGGAAAGCGTGACGCGGGAGATGATCCGCGACGTCTACGGCGTGGAGGTGCTGCTCACAGAGGTTGAGGGCCACAGGGTGGTGGTGCCCCTGTGAAGAGTTCTGTTCATAACTGTCTGTCCAAAACCGATGGCGTCGTAAAAGTCCCCCATTCCTGAGTCCCTCATAAGTCTGAAAATCCGTCATTCCCGCGAAAGCGGGAATCCATAATCTTTTGAGAAGCTGTTTTAAAAATTTTTTCGGAGTGCAAAAGTTAAGCCCCGAAAGGGGCGATCTTTTGCAAAATCTGCGAAAAACCGGCCTCCGGCCTTAATTTTCGCACTCCGTTTCTGAGTCGCCGGTATTTAAAAAACAGCTTCTGAAGCAACGGAGTTCCCGCCTTTGCGGAAATGGCAACTTTTCCAGATATTTTACGGCGACATCAACTCCTTGAAAGGTTTTAAAAAATGAAAAAAATTGTCTGCTTTTTTATTCTGGTTTCCATGATCCAACTGGCCCGGGCCGATGCCCCTTTTGCCGAAGAGATCCACATCACCGACATGGCCGGAAGGGCGGTTGTTGTGCCGTCAGACCCGGACCGGATTATCTGCCTGGGGCCGGGGACGCTCCGGCTCATTGTCTATCTTCAGGCCAAAGACAAAGTGGTCGGTGTTGAGGATATGGAAAAGAGAACCCCCGATGGCAGACCCTACCGGATGGCCAATCCGGAACTGGGACGACTGCCCCGGATCGGGCCGGGCGGTCCCGCCAGCATCAACAAAAAACCGGACCTGGAGGCGGTGCTGAACGTCAGCCCCCAAGTGATTTTCGTTACCTACATGGAACCCGCCAACGCCGATGAAATTCAGAAAATTCTGGGCATCCCGGTGGTGGTGCTGACCTATGGGGAATTTGCCACCTTTGATGAGGCGGTTTACGATTCCCTCCGCCTGGCCGGAAAAATCCTCAGTCGGGAAAAGCGGGCCGACGCGGTGGTGGAATATATCGAAGCCCTGCGCAGCGATCTGGGACAGCGGACAGGTTCGATTCCCGAATCGCGGAAACCGGGCGTTTATGTGGGCGGCATCGGATACCGGGGCGCACACGGTATTGAGAGTACGGAGAAGAACTACATCCCTTTGAAATGGGCCGGTGCCCGGAATCTGTCAGAGGGCGCGGCAGCCCGGTCCGGGAGCCATCTGTTTATGGATAAGGAAATGCTGCTGCGCCTGGACCCGGATGTGATCTTTATTGACGGGGGCGGTCTGGCACTGGTGAAAGCGGATTACCGGAAAAAGCCTGAATATTACAACGGGCTGAAGGCCGTAAAAGCGCATCAGGTTTACGCCCTGCTGCCGTTTAACTGGTATGTCACCAACATCGGCACGGCCATGGCAGACGCCTTTGCCATCGGTAAAATCCTCTACCCGGACCGGTTTACCGATACGGACCCGGGAAAAAAGGCCGATGAGATTTACACCTTTCTGGTGGGCAGACCGGTTTACAGCGGGATACAGGCGATTTTCGGAAAGATCGGCGCACCGGTTTCTTTTTCAGGCCGGTGATCAGAAACAGAGGGGAAAAGGCATCTTGACATGTGCTGCGGAAGGTTGTATTTTTGTTCTCGTATTGAGAACTTAATCCGGCAAAACGAAATGCACATCATCAGTCGTAAAAAAATTACAGGCTTTTGTGAAAAACATCCGAAGTCATCTGAAGTTCTGAACCGCTGGTATCGTATTGTAAAAACAGAAGTGTTCAGATCTCCTGCGGATGTGAAAAATATATTTCCGTCTGCGGATCAGGTTGGAAATCTGTGGGTATTTAATGTGGGCGGAAACAAATACAGACTGATAGCGTTTATCCGGTATCAGATGAAGCGCTTGTTTATCCGTGATATTCTGACACATAAGGAATATGACAAAGAAAAATGGAAGGAGGATGAATGGTACAGGGATATGAAAAAATAATTAATGCCTGGCCGACCTTCTCTTCTGTTCTGTCAGCGCCGCAAACGGATGACGATCTGGACAGACTGATCGGATTCTGTGATTATCTGGTGGATCAGATCGGAGGCAATGAGAAACATCCTCTGATCGGGCTTCTGGATATTGTGGGAACTCTCATTGAAAAGTATGAAGATGAACATATTGCAGAACCTGAGGGGACGCCGACAGGCTGTCTGAAATACCTCATGGAAGAACACGGGCTGAGGCAAAAGGATCTGACAGAGCTTGGAAGCCCCGGCGTTATTTCCGAAATTCTTTCCGGAAAACGTGAACTCAATAAACGCCACATCAAAGCGTTGGCCAAACGATTCGGATGCAGTCCGGCTGTCTTTATCTGACACTTCCC
This window encodes:
- a CDS encoding iron ABC transporter substrate-binding protein, with product MKKIVCFFILVSMIQLARADAPFAEEIHITDMAGRAVVVPSDPDRIICLGPGTLRLIVYLQAKDKVVGVEDMEKRTPDGRPYRMANPELGRLPRIGPGGPASINKKPDLEAVLNVSPQVIFVTYMEPANADEIQKILGIPVVVLTYGEFATFDEAVYDSLRLAGKILSREKRADAVVEYIEALRSDLGQRTGSIPESRKPGVYVGGIGYRGAHGIESTEKNYIPLKWAGARNLSEGAAARSGSHLFMDKEMLLRLDPDVIFIDGGGLALVKADYRKKPEYYNGLKAVKAHQVYALLPFNWYVTNIGTAMADAFAIGKILYPDRFTDTDPGKKADEIYTFLVGRPVYSGIQAIFGKIGAPVSFSGR
- a CDS encoding type II toxin-antitoxin system HigB family toxin, with product MHIISRKKITGFCEKHPKSSEVLNRWYRIVKTEVFRSPADVKNIFPSADQVGNLWVFNVGGNKYRLIAFIRYQMKRLFIRDILTHKEYDKEKWKEDEWYRDMKK
- a CDS encoding helix-turn-helix domain-containing protein; amino-acid sequence: MVQGYEKIINAWPTFSSVLSAPQTDDDLDRLIGFCDYLVDQIGGNEKHPLIGLLDIVGTLIEKYEDEHIAEPEGTPTGCLKYLMEEHGLRQKDLTELGSPGVISEILSGKRELNKRHIKALAKRFGCSPAVFI